AATTTGCCGTTGCCGACATAAATGCCGACATGGGAAACGCCGTTTCCGAGCGTATTGAAGAATACTAGATCTCCTGAGCGCAGTTTGCTGCGCGATATGGAAGTTCCTACTTTGAATTGCGCTTTGGATGTACGAGGAAGGGTAAGTCCTACTTTTTTGAAAACGTATTTGGTAAATCCGGAACAATCGAACCCGGCTGTGCTCATTCCACCGGTTTTATATGAGGTTCCCAAAGTTTTTGCAATAACAGTGTCCATTTTCGAATCTGCGAAAGCGCTTCCTGACCCCAGAGTGAAAACCATCACAAGGCCTATCGCAGCGGCTGCGAGTTTTTTCTTGATATGTTGACCTTTCAAAGCTTGTGTTCCCCTTCCAATGCCTGCGTGGTTAGCTTAAGGATTCGGTTTGAAGGTTCCCTATGACCTCTTTGTTACAAGATCAATTCACCCAAAAAATGGTTCCCCCGCTCCCCGGTGCCCGGGAATTTGGCTAGTTATGCACCAGAACAATCGACTTGATTCATCATCATACGACAAGATAACAAAATAGTTTTAAAAGATTACAAACTTGTCACCTCAACACAAGCCTCATTGTATCAGACGATTTGGGGTTTGGCAAATTTAATTTAGCGGACGAAATATTTGCCAATATAAAAATAAAAAAGAGTTCAGATTCCTGTCACGGAATTTGAACTCTTTTCGCCTGTTATGCATAAATGATAGGGTGTTTCTAATTATGAATCCTTCGTTTTGCTGCGCCATAGATGATATTGCGCCGACAATCCCCACATATCGAATAAAGTGGAAGGGAGAGGCGCAAGCTGCCTAATGAAGAGCGCGGGCAGTCCGGGACTGAGAAACCCCGTCACCGCAGATACAAGAAAGATCAAGAGCCCCCCTAACCCGAACAGAATCCGCAGCGCCGCGGAGGGCAAGAAGCAGCGCATTGCGGTCAGTAGCGAAGCAAGTATTCCGGTGCCGCCTGTGTAACCGAACTGCATATATAGCAGGATCAAGCGAATGATAAACACGTAAAGCAGCCATGCGAGAATATACGGAAGAATCTGCAGCAGCAGCCCCGGCTCCCAGTAGGATGACAGAATGAGTCTGTATCCCTTCGGCAGAAGCCAGTATAGGGGAAGAAGGGTCAGAACCCATTCGGCGGCGCTGAAGAGCAGAACGGGCAGCCCGTACTTTTTCATGCCGGGAAAAAAGAACAGCCCGCGTTCACCCCGGCTCTCCTGATGCAACTCATGCAGCAGCCCGGCTCGGATGAACGGCGTAGCCAGCAGGCGCACGCCCGCCAGAATAAGCAGTGTCCACAACCAACGCCGCACATCGGGTTCGGAAGACAGGCTGAGCTGGGCATCGATATAATACAGCAGCCTGCCTGCTGCACTGCCGCCGGCATTCTCGGAAGGGTAACGCAGCAGCGCGGGAACAACAGCCGACCTTACAAAGCGGTACAGAAAGTAGCCCCAGAGCAGCCGGTAGATAAAGAGCAGAATCAGTATATAGAGCTGTTCCTTGATGCTGCCCCAGCCGCGGATTATCCATTTTCTCATTCGATTCACCTCACCAGACGAAAATGCCGAGCACAGTTTCGATCGCGTTTGTCAGGCTTAGCGTCCAGCGGGAAACGAGGGCCGAGGGGAGAGCCGCTTTTCTGAAGTTGTTGATATGCTTGTTCTCCAGCAGGACTTCGTGACCCGGGTCCACCTCGGCCGAAACAAGAGGAGCCGCAGAGGAGAGCCGGAACGAAGTTTTCCCTCCCTGGCCATCCCAGACTTTATGCAGCGTGTGGCCGTCGGCGAAGGTGAACTTGACGCTCACGCCGGAATACAGGCTGCCCTTATTGGCGACGGTTGTCAGCGACTCGTAGACGCCGCTTTTACTTTTGCTTACAGTAATATCCTCAACGGAGAAATCGGGAGCGCCTCCGCCGTATACGTAACGGTCGAAGTAATCCTGCCACGATTTTTTGGTCACCTTTTCCACAATTTTTTGAAAATCGGCGGTGCCCGGGTGACGGAAACGATATTTGCGGGCATAAGAGGACATAATGGAATCCATTGTCTTGGCGCCGACCTGCCGTTCGATATCCTTGAGCACCAGCTTGCCCCGAATGTAGACGTTCTGGGTGTAGACATTCGCGCTGCCGTATTTCCAGGTATCCAGAGTCAGCGGCTTGGGTTTCGTAACGAGACTGGCCTGTAGAGGAAGATTGGAGGCGAGCCCGTATTCCTGCTGCATCAGCCTGTCCTCGGCATAGGAGGTAAAGCTCTCGTCCAGCCAGGCTTCCTCGAACTCGTTGCTGGCCACCATTCCATAGAAGTACTGATGCCCGATTTCGTGAATCACCGTCCGTTCCAGCGAAGTATCGGCAGAGCCGCTCTCCGCGCCGAAGGCGGTGATTAAGGTGGGATACTCCATGCCTCCCGCTCCATTGCCCGCTTTGGGCGGAACGACGATGGACAGCGTGGTATACGGATAGGGGCCGTACCATTTACTGAAAGCGTTCAGCGCAGCCTCGGCGGCCTGGAAATAGCGCTCCTCCAGATTTTTATGCAGGGGGTCCAGATACAGCTTGATCCGAACGCCGGGCACTTCCGCCGAGGAGTAGGCTTTTTCCGCATACACAAAGTCCGGAGAAGCGGCCCAGGCGAAATCATGCACGTCATCGGCATAAAATTGATATATTTTTCGTCCCTCTGCAACTTTGGCGTTCCTAACGGGAAAACCGGTTGCAGCCACGGTATAATTCGCGGGAACGGAAATGGCCACGCTGTATATCCCGAAATCGCTGTAAAATTCGGAGGTGCCGTGGTACTGGTGCAAATTCCAGCCTTCTTCCCCCCTGCCCCGCGCCCCTGCGGGCTCGTAGACGCTCAGCTTCGGAAACCACTGCCCTGCCATGACAAAATCGCCGGATTCCCCCATGCGGGCAAATATTTTCGGCAGACGCACTTCAAACCGCAGCTTGACCGTAACGCTTTCTCCGCCGTTCACCGGCTGCGGCAGATGGATCTTGATCAGGGTCTTGTCTTCCGGGTTGCCGTCGTCGGGCTGGACGTACTGCATCCGGTGCATCAGGGAGACGCCGTCGGTCGTTCGCACATCGGTCAGCGTTATCGATCCGAATCCGTCCTGGGGCATGCTGTCGCTGCGCAGCTTGCCGCCGGATTCTTTCATGAAGGTCGTGCTGTCTGATGCAAAGGCATTCGGGTACAGGTGGAAGTACAGATCGCTCACCGGGTTCTTGCCGGGATGGGTCCACGTTACCGTCTCGGCGGCGGTCAGGGTGCTTGTGCCCGGATCGAGCTGCACGCTGATGTGGTACTCCGCCACTCTCCGGCTGAGAGCCGGGGCGGAGTTGGCGGCCGGAGGAACGGGCATAGCGGGTTTGCCTGCCTGTTCCTGGCGGGGACTGGCCGGGGACTTGGCCGTTTCCGGAGCGGCGGTATAGTGGGAGACCGGGGAAGATCCGGATAGCGCCCATATTCCTCCGCCCAGCAGACAGAGGGCGGTCAGGGCGGCGAAGAGATAAGTCGTACGGAATCGTCGCTTCATACTGTAATTCCTCCCGTTGACAAGCTTCTACGGGA
This region of Paenibacillus sp. URB8-2 genomic DNA includes:
- a CDS encoding M1 family metallopeptidase yields the protein MKRRFRTTYLFAALTALCLLGGGIWALSGSSPVSHYTAAPETAKSPASPRQEQAGKPAMPVPPAANSAPALSRRVAEYHISVQLDPGTSTLTAAETVTWTHPGKNPVSDLYFHLYPNAFASDSTTFMKESGGKLRSDSMPQDGFGSITLTDVRTTDGVSLMHRMQYVQPDDGNPEDKTLIKIHLPQPVNGGESVTVKLRFEVRLPKIFARMGESGDFVMAGQWFPKLSVYEPAGARGRGEEGWNLHQYHGTSEFYSDFGIYSVAISVPANYTVAATGFPVRNAKVAEGRKIYQFYADDVHDFAWAASPDFVYAEKAYSSAEVPGVRIKLYLDPLHKNLEERYFQAAEAALNAFSKWYGPYPYTTLSIVVPPKAGNGAGGMEYPTLITAFGAESGSADTSLERTVIHEIGHQYFYGMVASNEFEEAWLDESFTSYAEDRLMQQEYGLASNLPLQASLVTKPKPLTLDTWKYGSANVYTQNVYIRGKLVLKDIERQVGAKTMDSIMSSYARKYRFRHPGTADFQKIVEKVTKKSWQDYFDRYVYGGGAPDFSVEDITVSKSKSGVYESLTTVANKGSLYSGVSVKFTFADGHTLHKVWDGQGGKTSFRLSSAAPLVSAEVDPGHEVLLENKHINNFRKAALPSALVSRWTLSLTNAIETVLGIFVW
- a CDS encoding C40 family peptidase; its protein translation is MKKKLAAAAIGLVMVFTLGSGSAFADSKMDTVIAKTLGTSYKTGGMSTAGFDCSGFTKYVFKKVGLTLPRTSKAQFKVGTSISRSKLRSGDLVFFNTLGNGVSHVGIYVGNGKFAQSSSSRGVTISSLSQSYWANRYVGAKRVMSTNAYQAVAYD